ACGCTTTGCTAAAAGCGATTTTTGTTTGTCGCCATTTTCAGTAGAGCTCACAAATATCCTAATTGTTTTATTTTTTCAGTTGCCAGTTTAATTGCTCACCCGCTTTAACGGGTACCAATTGTTCATTACCGTAACTCAGTGATTGTGGAACTTGCCAGCTGCGTTTTTCCAGAGTAATGGTACTGGTGTTACGTGGTAGGCCGTAAAAGTCGGGCCCATAAAAACTGGCGAATGCCTCGAGTTTATCCAGTGCGTTGTGCGCTTCGAATACCTCGGCGTACAGTTCCAGTGCGGCAAAAGCCGTGTAACTTCCTGCACAGCCGCAGGCAGCCTCTTTTTTACTTTTGGCGTGGGGCGCGCTATCGGTACCTAAAAAGAATTTAGGGCTGCCACTGGTGGCGGCTTTAATCAGCGCCTGTTGATGTAACTGTCGCTTCAAGATGGGTAAACAGTAGTAATGTGGGCGAATTCCTCCGGCAAGCATGTGGTTGCGGTTGTACATCAGGTGGTGCGCGGTAATGGTTGCACCGACATTGGCCGAGGATTCGGTCACAAAATCAGCCGCCTGCTGGGTGGTGATATGCTCAAGTACAATTTTCAATGCCGGGAAATCGTTCACCAATTGTCTTAGGGTGCGGTCTATAAATGTGGCTTCGCGGTCAAAAATATCGATGTTAGCGTCGGTAACCTCGCCGTGAAGCAATAGCAGCATACCCTGCTTTTGCATTTCTTCTAGGGCCGTATAGATGTGGTGAACATGGGTTACCCCAGAATCGGAGTTGGTGGTGGCACCAGCTGGGTAGAGTTTACAGGCTACAACGCCCGCTTTTTTAGCTTCGGCAATCGTTGCTGGGCTGGTGTTATCGGTAAGATACAGCGCCATTAGAGGCTCAAAATGTGAGCCTTCGGGCCGTTCGGTGATAATCCGGGCTTTATAGGCCAGTGCCTGCTCGGCATTCTGCACGGGCGGCATCAAGTTAGGCATGATAATAGCGCGGGCGAAGCTAGCGGCAGCGTGGGCAACGGTGGTTTTGAGTGCTTCCCCGTCGCGCAGGTGAATGTGCCAGTCATCGGGCGTTGTAATAGTGAGAGTGTCGGTCATTGAAACTACGGCTATCCTGATGTGTATTCGGAGGTTTTCTTCGAGGGTTTACGCGCCCTCGGGTAGGCGAATGCTACCGGAAATTCCCTCATCTTGCACTGGCAGTCTCAAGCGTTCGCCTTTTCAGCCGATAACCGTTAGAGGTAACCGGGTTAGGGTGGTAAAACGTGTCAGCTCATCTATACAGAAACATTGCGGTTTTACTGTTGCCATTGCTATGGCTACAGCCAGTATTCGCAACGGATTACACAAATGCCATCAATAACGGCCAATGGCAGGCCCATAGTTCGGTGTTTGAATGCTCACTGGAGCAAAAGGTACCCTATTTCGGCAAAGTGGTGTTTGAAACCCACGCGGGTAGAAACTCTTGCGTGTATTTGCAGTCTCGTCCCCACCGTTTTCGCGCGGGAGAGGCCCGTTTTCTTGCTCGGTCACCGGTGTGGATGGAGGAGCCCCAGGTATTTGAATTCGACAAGGTGGCGCTGAAGCAGGGGTTACGCCCTTTCTGGAAGGGCAGTGATTACGCCGAAAAAATGCTAGCCCAACTGCAGTCGGGTATGGAGCTGGAGCTTGAGAAAGACCAGTGGTTCGAACCCAAACAAAGCGCGCCATCTCGCGTAATTCTGACGCCGGTTGGTTTTCGCAGTGAGTACCGTCAATACCTGCGTTGCCTCGGTGGTTTGTTACCCGCCAATTTTGACCAAATGAAGCGTACTCCTCTTTACTTCCCTCCCGGCGAAATAGAAGAGCTGGACAGTAAAATGACAAGCAAACTCGACCGTATGCTTAAGCTGGTGAAGCATGACGCAAAAATCCGTTTGTTTTACATAGACGGCCATTCCGATGCTATGGGAGATCGTGCGGATAACCTAGAATTATCAAAAAAGCGAGCCGAGCTGGTACAGCAATACCTAACACGCCGAGGCGTACCGGAAGACTGGATCACCATGCGCTGGCACGGCGAGCGCTATCCCGTGGCTTCGAATGACAGTAAAGCTGGGCAGGGTAAAAACCGCAGGGTTACCGTAAGAATGGAGAGGGTGGAGGAGATAGAGGTATTGCCGTTGGCTTCCAACCCGTAGTGTTCCATTTTTTAATGAACAGCGCAACCGTGCCCCTACCAAACGGACCTATAAAATAAATGGGTCTTTATCATATTTCGCGTGATGGGTTCTATCTCGGCGTAAAGTAGACCGTCCTGTGTAGCTTAATAGCCATTGGGCATCTGCTTGCCTCTGTCAAAAAACAGATTGCCTTAAGTGCATATTCTAAATTAGCTGAAAGCTCATTCAGCTTTTGTGTGTGCCACAGTTTATATTGGATATGGTGACTTAGCTTGGTGCTGAAGATGTTTCCACTGAAGGTTTATGTTGGTGAAAATGGTTTGCTCAAGAGACTGTCACTAGTGCCTGCGCTATTCTAAGAAGTAAAAAATGAAGGGCATCCACAAACTTAAAACAGGGTTCAATTTCCGGGCGAAGTTGCATAAACATCCGCCCGGAATACACTACTCGGCTGTGACGGTGATGCTTATGCGAGGCACAAACGGGAGTGAATAATTAGTTTGGCGGTTCGCTTCGTGGTCGAACACTATTTCATAAATACCCGGTTCGACTATACCTGCATGTCGTAGCGCCATGGATGTGTTAGTCAGTCTCTCTGGCACAAGATCAAAGAGCTCATTATTCAGGCTGGTTTCGTTAGCGCTCCGGAGACCGGGAGACGCACCGAGCAAATTGTAGCCTTCAATCTCTATATAAAACGGATTACCTGCAGGCACGCTTACGCGGGATACGCTGGTAACCTGTGGAAAGGCTTTCTCATAAAGAACCTCTACATCGCTATCGGGAAATAGACCATTGTTATCTGATAGGGTAATTATTCCCGCACCGCTCACATTGTTAGGTAATGCAGCAAAAATTTCTATATCCACTGAAAATATCAAGTCATTCTGGTTAGAAAAATCACTACCTCCTGAAATCGGGAAAATGCCTTGATCGCGGTCTAGTACAAGCCATGGCGCTTGAGTGCTCGCCTGCCAGCTTCCTTCGATGCGTTGGGTATTATGTATTGAGATATAACCCCCTTCTGCGGGGAAGTATTCATTATCGAAGCGCAGAGGCCGCTCTAATTTAGAAGTTCCCCCGGATACGTAGAACCGACCGACTGTGATAAAGCCGTCAACAATATTTACCCCGATATCCACGCGGCCTATTACCTCATTGTCTACTGAGGCTTCTATTTGGCCAGAATATCGGCCATAAGCGGGTTTGTAGGGCGCATATACCTGAACGAATACGTAATTTCGTCCTGTGGTTAAGTCGGTTCTCCCTCTACCAGTGCGGGGAGTTTCGTCAAAGTTAAGATCGAACTCAATGCGCGCCAGATCAGCGCTATTTTCACCAACAAATAAAAACGGTGCCACAAAGGAAAAGTCATCGTGAAAAGGAGCATTAAGTTCAATCGGGTTTTCAAGAAAAATAACCTGATCACTAGCGCCGCTGTATCCCTCTTCAATGGAGTAAATAGTGTAGGGCATTACCATGCTGGAATGTGTAAAACCTAATTCATAATGGAATGTATGGGACGATTTTGTTGCGCGAAAGTTTTCGTCATAGGAAGGCGTCGTGATGGTAAATCCATCGCCACTGATGTCAGAAACCTGAAAATCCTCGAGCATTTTCTGAGGTAGTATCAGTTCACCCAGATCTTCAGACACTTCGGCTTCAATTCGTACCGTAGTGCTGGGCGTACCCGGAGCCTCTGATTCAGCATAAATTGCCATATAATCCTTACCGAAATCGATCACCGTGCGGTGTTCGCTATCTTGCTCGTTAATTATGGGTTCCAAGCGAAACTGGGAAGGGGGGAAGGTGATGTTATACGGCAAGGAGACGGGTGAGCCTGCAAGCTCATTGTTGCAGTCTTCATCGTTACACAAATGCATATTTACTGTACCGGAATAACTCCTTTCCCAAAGATTATTATGTGTTATTAACTCTAAGTGAGCGGATTTTCCATCAGTAGCATAAAGTAGGATTGAGCGAAAAACACTGTTGTCTAAGTCTGCGTATATGTGAAGGTTTGAAGCGTCAATATCCTCACCAACCGTGGCTACGATGTAAAATTGCGTCGCCTTCTCGCGCAGTGCTGGTTGGTGCTGGATGGCACTTGGAAGCAGGGTGATTTCCTCGGTGTTGTTGGTATTGACTGCCTTTCCTTCGGCGCCACCACAAGCGGTAATTGTGACAGATAGTAGGGCGCAAGAAAAAAGAACAAATAGAAGCTTAACATCCATAATTTAAACCTAAAGACCAAAGTTGGTCATTTATACTAATAATTGATAGCAATTAACGTATGTGCCGAATAGCCATTACATTCCAAGATTTTTTTTGAAGGTAACCACCTTGCGCTTGTATTGCGCTCGTTTAAAATATTTCTGGCAAGGCGAGTGTCGGATTATGTTATCTATGCTTGGCGCTGTATAGGTTTTAAGCGAAAGCAAGAGGGTTAGGGCGCCATAAGTCACATAAAGGATGACGTTTTTCACGGCAGCCTACTTCTTGGGCACCCTTACTAAAGTCTCAATTCATTAATGAAAAATTGGGTAAGTGTTTTGGTGTAAATGGGTTTAGACACCTTGCCTGAAGCGCAGAGAATGCCTTTTGATAGCTCGGCCTATACTGATCTCACCATGCCTTACCCTTTACCCGTGAAGGTTGTTTTGAGCTTGTGGATATCATCGGCCGTATTCTGCGAGACGATAAACGCGGAGCCATCGCAAGTGAACTTCTGACCATAGTGTCGCGGTTGGGTATTAAGCCCAATAAGTGGATCGACCATGTCCAGAATTTTGGGCGTCGTTACGGTTCCAGTGCCGGTTCGGTGGCGCGCATGGCCGATTATGCCCAGGTGTTTGAGCGCAATTGCGGCAAGGGTGTGACCTGTTCGAAGGCGAATTATTTAAATACAGGTTAATGCCTTCCCAAAAAATAAATAGTCTTTAAACGATTACAACCAGTGGGTTTTTGAGTCTTTGACTTTGCGGTGAATTAGTCTTGGGAGTCTTTCGAAGTTTGGCGCTAGCGTTGATTATGGTGTGGTGCTAGGAGAATTGGGGGTATTCGAAAAATGTTGGCGAAGCCGGTGCTATTATTATTTTTGAGCAAAAGTGTGCGAAAGCTAACTCTGTGTTTTCAAGGTGTTTTGTCTGTAGGGTTAATTATTGCGGCGGGTTCACTGTATCAACAGATGAGTCTGATTAACCAATTGGAGGTTGGCTATGAGAAACCCTCACGTTTGGTGATAAAAAATCTACCGAGTGAAGCCTTGTTTACGCCAGGAGATAACAGTTTATTAAGAGAAATAAAAAACCTAAATGGGGTCGAGCAGGTCACGATCACTAACACCGACTTAACCCACGACATGCAAGGTAACTTAGCCCTAACTTGGCCGAACGGGGAGCGGTTAGAAGGTATGCAGCCAACAGTGGCGACCGGCTATTATGCGGTTGATACATTGGGGCTAAATCTGCTCGCTGGACGTGATTTTTCTTCCGAGTTCGGTGGCGACTGGTATGAGGTTGATGCAGAGGGAAACGGTACCCTGGGCGTATTGGTGACTCGTCGTATGGTTGAACTTGCTGGCTACCAAGACCTAGAATCCGTAGTGGGCATGACCTTAATAAAAACGAGTGCTCAAATGAGCGCGAAAATTGTTGGCGTCATAGATGATGTCAAAATTGGCTCAGCTCGGCAGCAGGCTCTACCTGTGTCATTTAATTTGGGTTACAGTCTTCATAATACGGGCCACATTGTTGTAAAAACCACGAATGCGGATATGACTGAAATCAGTAAAAAAATACAGGAGATCATTAGTGACAAATTACATTTGAGTGATGTACAAATCACCCAGTTTTCAGAAGATTATGCTAATGTGCATAAGAATGAAAACCAAGCATTAAAAATGGTAACGATATTTAGTCTGCTTGCCATCTTCTTAACGTGCCTAGGCACCTTTGGGTTGTCATCTTTTGCAACTATGCGCCGACAAAAAGAAGTGGCTATGCGTAAAGTGCTAGGAGCATCGCGGATCAGCATAGTGAATTTGCTGGCGAAAGAGTTCTTGTTGTTGATGGCTGTGAGTATTCTAATCGCTTTGCCACTGAGCTATTGGTTGGTGGCCGATTGGTTAGAGAATTTCAATGAGCGTATTACGCAGTCTGTTTGGGTATATTTTTCATCTGCCGTTATTGTTACCGTTATTACTTGGCTCACCGTGGCAAGCCTTGGCTTCAAATCCGCCAGTAGTAGGCCTTCATTGATACTACGTCATGAGTAGTATCATCTAGACACGTATTTTCTACTGAAGCTGAGCTAGATGCAGAGCATAAATAATGACAAGGTTTTGGCGCTAAAAACGCTAAGGTTTTGGGTTTAGGCGTGGCTGGATAGGGCTGCGCCACTGCTGAAAGGCGATTTTTTCTTTGGCCTTTAATTTATTGCGCGAAGCGAAAGTAATAGGGCAATAAAAAATGTGGAAAAACGGAGTGGTTACGCCAAGATAAAGGTAGGTGTATTCGGTGGTGTCTGATCATGTCGCTCTTCTCCGATCTTGCGCTTCTGTCCGTTGATAGGTTTGTACTACAATTGAAAGCTCCTGCTATGCAAGCGACTCTTTAGGTAGCGTTTTTTACCTATCGTTATCGATATAGGTGATGGTCAATTCCTCAGCTGTAGCGGCCTGTATAACTTTTGGGTAAAAACGCTTGTAGGCAACGGCGCTGGACAAAACCTTCATGTCACCGGGTTCTGTAATGGCTTGAGAGCCAACAAGCAGGCAGCCAGCCGTGTCTTCGTCTGTATTCCCACAGTGAATCAAAATGTAAGTAAAACCGGGCACATCCTGTATGTGAAGCATTCCTTTGTGAATTTCGGCGAAACGTCTTTTATATTTTCCATGGTACCCACCTTCGGTTCGAAGTTTTATTTTATACGTTCCAGCAGGAATACGTGTTTCTCCGGCTACCTTTTCCTCTCGGTATTCGTCTTCCAGTCCGAAGCACTCAAATTTCCCGTCTATGAGTACACGGCTAACCGTAGTGTCTTCGTCTGCAATAAATCGATCAACTATTATTTCCATCGGTAACTCCTTAGTCGTTGTATAAGTAGATTCAAATATTAGGTATTCACCGTTATTTCTGCTTTTTAATTGACGCAATAAACCTGTTAACAATAGTAAACGATACCTTAATTCTGATTTGAAGGGGTAGCTAATTCTGTTTGCCCATCTGTATTGTCCTGCGTTTAATTTAACGCAATGAGTTCAGGTGCACAGGAGGTGTAAATGCTGGCGCGAAAGTAGACGGGGTTGGGCGCCTCAAAAATATAGGGTTAGGGGGATATGGTAAGTATGCGGCGCTGAGGTTAACGGCGATGTATTCGATTAACAGAATTTATGCTGGGTGAAATGTCCAGTTGTTGGGCCTATTCAGCGAGTCTGGCCCTCTCTCGACGAAAGCACGTATTGTGTAGGGGGTACTGTTGAAAACGACGCAAGCTCGTTTTAGCGGTGGATGTCAAAATGGCTAATCTCGGTGTTAACTCATCGCCTATGTTTGGCCAGTATTAACTGGACAGCGTGTGTCTGGGGTAATGCAACCTATAGCTGTCGCCTTTTCGGGCGTTTTCAACTGTTATCGTCTGTGCTGAATCGTTTTTTTGACTTACTGAGCGTCATCTTATGGCATAGTTACCTACACTTAAGCAATAGTCAGCCCCTATTGTCCGTATCCCGAATGAATGCAAATAACCGAAGATTGTTTGGCTTGGTCGCCATAGTCCTTTCTGTTATGGCGTTGTATTCCTATCGGTTTTTTCCTGAAAAGAAATATTTGTTAACCGCTGCTCCGGAAGTGAATCCCTACATTTATGGTGTTAATCTGCCGAATGGTCGCCCTTCAGGTTTATGGCTAAATGAGGGTGAGCGCAAGTTTCGTTGTATCTATCCTGCAGGTATTCCTGATTATGGATGCTACTGTAGTTTTAATTTGGGCTATGAAGTTGGAGAGAATAGGGTCGTAGACATTTCTCGTTATAGCGCTATAAATTTGTCTATTGAATATACGGGAACAGCCCCAAAAATGCGTCTTTTAGCAAGAAATTTTGATAAGCGATGCTCTAACTCTGAGGATATAAACAGTACAAAATACAATGTTATTTTGCTTTCTACAAAAGAACTGCGGCATGACTTTACTGTGAAATTGAGCGAATTCGTGGTTACTGAATGGTGGCTAATGACGTATGGAATAGACAGGCAGAATTCATACCCCCAGCTGAATAATGTTGTTAATTTCGGGGTGGATTTTTCCGATTCCATGACCGTTTGTAATCACGGCGTGAAGGTAAACAAGATTGAATTCGTTGGTGAGTGGATTTCGCGGTAAAATTTTTTATCTACTTATCGTTTGTGTATGGCTTGTAAGCGTTTTCTTCAATACAATAAACCAGTTAAGGATGTTTCGTAAAATAAAAGTACAAGATGAAAAAGTTATCTTAGCGTTAAATGAATCCAATAAAAATCTTACTAAAGAAACGGATAAATCCCGAAAACTTTCCACCGTCGATGCGCTTACGCAGCCTTACACTCGGTTTGGTATAGATCAGATTGTCTCTACACTGATAACGCCTGTAAAAGATGTTGCCGTTGATGAGCCGCCGTTTTCACTTATTTTGCTGGATATCGATCACTTTAAGAGAGTAAATGACACGCGGGGGCATGACGCTGGCGATAGGGTGTTGAAAAATGTGGCGAAAATCATTAATGGAAGCCTAAGGGAAGGCGACTATATCGGCCGCTGGGGGGGGAAGAGTTTGTTATTATTTTGCCTTTTACACGCCATGAATTTGCCATGGCATTGGAGGAGAAAATTCGCATTTCGGTAAGTCATTCAAGTTTTGAGCCCGAGAACCCTCTACTGATTACGGTAAGCGTGGGTGTAGGCAGTCTTCTTGGTGATGAGTCTTTCGCGGATCTGTTCAAGCGAGTAGATGAAGCACTTTATAGGGCCAAAAAAAGAGGCCGAAATTGCTGTATTGTTGCAGAGCCGCAATTCGTTGATTACCTCGGAGCAAAATTTTAGCTAGCCAATTCACGTAGAGGCTAAAGTGAATTAATGGCGGTAACCCTAATATTGCTACCAAATTCAGGTAAACGTGATCGATCAACCGATGAAATTGATTGGTTGTCTCATTACAAAGGGAACCAGCCTGTCTGTGAGTTATTATTTTGAGCGATTTTTTTTTTGGGGGGGTAGGCGGGTTTTACGCTCGCTCTGATAGGTTAATATCAGTTTGATGCTGTGTTTGAGTATTGCTGAGGCATTACTACACAATTGGCGGTTGTCGATTCTTGACCAAAACGTGTGATTTAAGCAGGCTTTCCTAACCGATTTTCGTGTATAGGCCTATGGCGTTCGCTATAGGGGCAATGGGCTCATTCAAGATCCTCATCTGCGCGCTGTCTAGGTCGCTGGGCTTAATGCGGGCCAGCTCAAGTATTTCACCGTGCTCATACGTCTGCTTGGCTCGAACACAGTGTGTGAGCCGAAGTGATATGCTGTATTACATGGGGATGACTGTCGGCGACACATTAGGACAGTTATCGAAAGCCTGCGTGCTGGTAGTTGAATAGTTACCAGGCGAACTATGCCTGTTTTCATAGCAATAGACATTGCTGTGTATTGGCGGCCCACTCTATAGATTGCTGCGCGTGCATTGTCGCGGTCAACGACGGATCTCCGCCGTTTACGCAAGTAGCGCAAGTAGCGCAATTAGCCGACAGGCGGAAACGGTTGAATTTGACGGGCGCCGGGGGCCAATTGGGACGTTGTTATCCCCTCCCGTTTTTATTGGCGTGGCATGTCTTGCGGGTAATATCTTAGCTGAGAAAGAGGCAGTAGATGGTTTGCGGCCGATTCGCTATATGATCGATACAGAAGAGCGTATGATTGTGTGCAAAGGTTGCAGCTGGTAAAAAAACGTGGCCTTTATGTTCAATTTGGTAGTGCCTTCTAGATTCCACTTGTTTTTTTAAGCGTACGTGCCAGCTCTCATGAACCAGGGGTTGACAGTGCTAGGCGGCCAAGCCAATTTTATCGTTGTAGTTTTTATTAATAGCTCAAAATATAGGAATCCCTGATGAATAAAGTAAGTATATTAGTTGTGAGTGCATCGTTTTTAGCGTTGGCCGCCTGCGGAGAACAGGATAATGCGACAGCTGGAATGGAGGCCGTAGAGGAAAAGGTTGTTGCTGGAAGTGAGATGGTAGCAGGAGACACGACTGAAGCTGCGGAGATGGAAGAAAAGCCGTCAATGGAGCTAAGTCGAGTGCGGACAATAACGGCGGAAGTGCTATCGGTTGACCATGAAACCCGTTTGGTTTCGCTCTCAGATGGTGATGGTGGGGCCGTAATGTTTACCGCTGGAGAAAATGTGCGCAATTTGGCGCAGGTTGAGCCTGGGGATTTATTGGAAGTGAACTATTTGCAGAGTGTTGCGGTAGAGGTGGTTGATGGAAAGGGTTTACAGGCGATAGCCGCAGAAGTGACTGATGCTGTACGAGCAGAAGACGGCGAAATGCCTGGTGCAGCGGTTGTTAATACCACTGTTGAGATTTTTATGGTGGAAGACATAAATCTTGAGAACAACACCTTCAAGCTCAAAAATGTGGCTGGCGAAATTAATGAGTTTCTGGCGCGCAACCCAGAGAATTTGAAAAAATCGAAAGTAGGTGATTCGGTTATTATCACTACAACTGAAGCTGTAGCTATTGAAGTACGTGAGCTGGAAGCCGAATAATTCATTCTCGACACGGGTAATTCTACGGGGTGCTTTATTAGGGCACCTCTATAAATTGCTTTTGGCCTGTGGTTTTGTGTGCGGGTTGGTGCGCAAGGCAAAATTTACAGGCATGCGGGAGGTTTGGAGAAAAATTTTAACGCCGTGTATGGTTTGCACACAAAGCCGCGAAGGGCGTGGCCACAAGCCTTATTGCCGCGTTGGCTGGTTTGGAAAGGCAACCAGCCTTTCGCTGTGCAGTCCGCCTTACTAGGCCACGCAGAGGCTAACATCAATTAGTAGAGCTGCCCTTATGTTTAAAATATTTGTTGTTGGTTTTTGTTTAATAGGCATCTCGATGGGGTCGTGGGCCACATCTCTATTTGATCCGCTTGATGGTCAGCTGGATTTTTCGCAATACTTGTCGGAAAACGCGTACGGGTTTTTACCCGTACCTATCATCATAACCGATCCAGCTGTGGGTGGCGGCTTGGGTGTTGTAGGCTTATTTTTTCATGAAGACAAAGACTCTCAGCAAGAGCGCCTTAAGTCAATGCAAAAAGCCGATGCTGATGCGGGTCGATACCTTCTACCCCCCAGTGTGTCTGCGGTGGCAGTAGCGGGTACCGGGAACGATTCCTGGTTCGCTGGTGGTGGGCATATGGGTTTTTTTAAGCAGGGAGACATCCGATATACAGCGGGTGGTGGCTATGGTGATGTTAATCTTGATTTTTATGGGTTTGGTGACATCAATTTGTCTAAACCGATTGAAATAAAAACCAAGGCCAGCATGGTTCTACAGAAGTTGAAATTTAAACTGCCGAACACCCGCTGGTTCCTCGGGGTTTCTCAGCAGTATGTCTCCGCAGAGATTTCCCCAAATTCGCTTGGTCAGTTAGATGAAGTGCTACCACCCGATTGGAGCGAAGAGCTACGAAAAATATTAACGAAGCGTATTACTACCTCTAGCGTGGGCTTAATCGCTGAGTACGACTCCAGAGATAATATTTTTACGCCGAGACAAGGGTATCAATATCAACTCGAATCCATGTGGTTCG
The DNA window shown above is from Teredinibacter franksiae and carries:
- a CDS encoding BamA/TamA family outer membrane protein is translated as MFKIFVVGFCLIGISMGSWATSLFDPLDGQLDFSQYLSENAYGFLPVPIIITDPAVGGGLGVVGLFFHEDKDSQQERLKSMQKADADAGRYLLPPSVSAVAVAGTGNDSWFAGGGHMGFFKQGDIRYTAGGGYGDVNLDFYGFGDINLSKPIEIKTKASMVLQKLKFKLPNTRWFLGVSQQYVSAEISPNSLGQLDEVLPPDWSEELRKILTKRITTSSVGLIAEYDSRDNIFTPRQGYQYQLESMWFDESIGSDIDYSLTSFQGLNFWPLRKQIRLGLKVAADYADADGLLPPYATPSIQLRGIPAMRYQGQFVGMTEAEVVWEASNRWRAAVFAGAGKATNDTGKFNQADTRKTYGVGFRYQIARRYGFDVGIDVARGPEETVWYITAGSAWAGI
- the pyrC gene encoding dihydroorotase, encoding MTDTLTITTPDDWHIHLRDGEALKTTVAHAAASFARAIIMPNLMPPVQNAEQALAYKARIITERPEGSHFEPLMALYLTDNTSPATIAEAKKAGVVACKLYPAGATTNSDSGVTHVHHIYTALEEMQKQGMLLLLHGEVTDANIDIFDREATFIDRTLRQLVNDFPALKIVLEHITTQQAADFVTESSANVGATITAHHLMYNRNHMLAGGIRPHYYCLPILKRQLHQQALIKAATSGSPKFFLGTDSAPHAKSKKEAACGCAGSYTAFAALELYAEVFEAHNALDKLEAFASFYGPDFYGLPRNTSTITLEKRSWQVPQSLSYGNEQLVPVKAGEQLNWQLKK
- a CDS encoding DUF5675 family protein, producing the protein MEIIVDRFIADEDTTVSRVLIDGKFECFGLEDEYREEKVAGETRIPAGTYKIKLRTEGGYHGKYKRRFAEIHKGMLHIQDVPGFTYILIHCGNTDEDTAGCLLVGSQAITEPGDMKVLSSAVAYKRFYPKVIQAATAEELTITYIDNDR
- a CDS encoding MotY family protein, encoding MSAHLYRNIAVLLLPLLWLQPVFATDYTNAINNGQWQAHSSVFECSLEQKVPYFGKVVFETHAGRNSCVYLQSRPHRFRAGEARFLARSPVWMEEPQVFEFDKVALKQGLRPFWKGSDYAEKMLAQLQSGMELELEKDQWFEPKQSAPSRVILTPVGFRSEYRQYLRCLGGLLPANFDQMKRTPLYFPPGEIEELDSKMTSKLDRMLKLVKHDAKIRLFYIDGHSDAMGDRADNLELSKKRAELVQQYLTRRGVPEDWITMRWHGERYPVASNDSKAGQGKNRRVTVRMERVEEIEVLPLASNP
- a CDS encoding ABC transporter permease, with the translated sequence MRKLTLCFQGVLSVGLIIAAGSLYQQMSLINQLEVGYEKPSRLVIKNLPSEALFTPGDNSLLREIKNLNGVEQVTITNTDLTHDMQGNLALTWPNGERLEGMQPTVATGYYAVDTLGLNLLAGRDFSSEFGGDWYEVDAEGNGTLGVLVTRRMVELAGYQDLESVVGMTLIKTSAQMSAKIVGVIDDVKIGSARQQALPVSFNLGYSLHNTGHIVVKTTNADMTEISKKIQEIISDKLHLSDVQITQFSEDYANVHKNENQALKMVTIFSLLAIFLTCLGTFGLSSFATMRRQKEVAMRKVLGASRISIVNLLAKEFLLLMAVSILIALPLSYWLVADWLENFNERITQSVWVYFSSAVIVTVITWLTVASLGFKSASSRPSLILRHE